In Phycodurus eques isolate BA_2022a chromosome 10, UOR_Pequ_1.1, whole genome shotgun sequence, a genomic segment contains:
- the LOC133408703 gene encoding death-inducer obliterator 1-like isoform X4: MPVEAATDTAESRYPVRRSGRQSKRTDKLEEFLSTTKRVLRKSAPPTLESGDPPSQTPTDAETASEASFDGNADTKTVEDKHESSDRRTRSSTREQTRKASQLGRWTRQSDNATVKDEGSSENEDSRDGTELQGKDTEKTGKEPVVAKIDDENTNKEQQQPELDLERKDEETKQDIKGETQENPENEETTEKPELLVKRGPIRTYINKKKAANVNTTGVKASNPVLAIGKTNKPRAEEDSDDDDDSSSSSDSDGGYDPNALYCICRQKHNKRFMICCDRCEEWFHGDCVGITEARGRLMERNAEDYICPNCTAKKSQVIRPATPMLSLSTDMVKTNAGAATPLIAGATVADSGLTASLVVAAQPPSTSAGSDEKGVEDIGIKGRIEKATNPTGKKKIKIFQPQTIQQQTPLNADQKGAPVPEKTAGPTPELKAPPEMEQEKVASNVEVKTTTEAEEVGKSLEPEDVSLPKCIGPGCESNAQPDSVYCGNDCILRHAAAAMKSFTEVKEPKSKVQKSTSASKRGAASRTRAHKDRREDSDSDEDDNYVPDEDDEDAHAVEEPPAPATASWCSDHNYIAVPPEKTTSISATVLNKKSPPKEEKQTKKQVSSRGKPSCDSKTPTKVKKTMTTRGSKVSPKGKKPSPQSSSSKGPKRSATPPSKSAVRSKKLRTAAPPPPSPYPPGPIHVTGALRVTKTNFTIPKKQPQQKDSPSRHPSSRVPSSPVSSAPPSHSLSPRPHHSAVSAASASPIPQPPNHQMRQNIRRSLTDILYKRVSDSDDLKMTESEVGRLAVAIEKEMFNLCLSTDSKYKNKYRLLMLNLKDPKNKGLFYRVIGGEVSPFRLVRLSAEEMISKEVSEWKKPDPHQGQSSGGRSHSGHSKPGNRYEPHSMDVEDAPPPSDTDVCISATASSSRMASAVDQDESSLTPSAAPQPSATEGSSSMHDIFSSMLKDTTSEHRTHLFDLNCKICTGQKTEDELASKKNKPTKKPDPTRQDLHSASAVSQPQVATVYQHHQLIPPPYQSGIEPAVLESQPQLYQEDPNNLASPLQIPPTIAPTVSSVSITRRDPRMARHGSGVTVTYTAPEKPTNNMAEQLPAPVIVPLDVGAKAPLPMPPAPPPSLVLSKPSKTSTFEPPPEGETAIFLHGQEKIWKGFINMQSVAKFVTKAYLVSGSFEYLKEDLPDTIHVGGRISPSTVWDYVGKLKTSLSKELCLIRFQPATEEEEVAYVSLFCYFSSRKRFGVVAISNRRIKDLYLIPLSSKDPLPSKLLPFDGPGLEPARPNLLLGLLICQKDRKRAGIPLEMDEKRSKIQIKDLDDPGHPKPPLSVKVERSTRQSLEIPFSTTPPGSPPASSSETPSVAMATPSVFTLLSSVKAPAASSVTGVESPSSSGSMPATAAPATPLQTILNTLFGKKKHDSDASNSPSDQAAESSTPRSTMLDPIVQQFAQISKEKTVEEDEDDRPYDPEEEYDPSMGYSIPNQPIEVVNKPEVVPSEGDDIAYDPEDDSIFDEVKTTVSDETGKASSEDITDSEKIPNSLEQRGNSTFQKQDDEYMPSTESTGASQTPPKLLGSSQLLQLGKKVEELVKSSSAVPTINQRRDPRQSRESHQTACSTTKTTDEPLDKEELSSDGSSPRPQSIQEPQLPSVAHLPDASQSPETALPMEEEKYETLPFMETVKAEVSIPLLGETMEPDLEYDYIHEKEVKMREEQTKTVQAKIETDKYSIWPNAASILKSSEDSEYDDNSQDTAICSSYNEPPNSSITSTIPVLTQSLAISDTHSHHPRHHRSTADFDNEYRPPTDIPPPSNFLPPQPIHGQNPMMRPPPMSIPPPIQGLSSITVPQSMQGPPSAICGPSSVIGPPIQADSSRPYGLPPAPFPPYQNQWTRTQLPPPQQPLSRPPPQNLIPPRVPPPPSYPPIGQRGPPPQIFDPLVPPQHRGQQGPPPGFPNPPTFDGPNQLPPPRFTGPPPPFNFPGNRGPPPPFTGPPPGHFDNRLPPLSHFSAPRGPLPSPYGDHKNLTPIQIQPQMVDQSRGPREQYSKDIHSFTQVDQHQNHPQNVFKDSHAAAHRGLPPSQYDESRGPPSSVDISGQHINPHNTFGVPRLHSPPHRGALNEHMALPLQENRAVRDQSQPFGGSERYRFDRFSDEARPVRHSGPLLPTPTEAPTGPQGRMGGHSPDIRREDYWRRHSPEVLRRTSTNREGSEPRSTEPFSHFDVGLREQSSSSSQLLEERLKELSGECRRDRDRDILPSARSLWERSQGKRWSREREWDRSRERDIDGESSRERERSKGKESEKHKEAEVERHRDQDTDKRRERDREREKDRARDRESDRRDYDRERGRNRDKEQERDHERDKRRDKSRSRDRDRAKDRGRDRDKEKDSDRDKERDRDKERDRDKERERDRDKDGDRERDRERDRDKDREKDRDKDKDRDRDRGRDKDRNGEKDRDRDKDPDREREKDRDREKDRDREREKDRGRDKDRPRDRDREKDRDREKERDREKERDREKDRGREKDRGREKDRDRDKDRERDRGKDRQETSRTRERREEKNSKHEKSKEKEKTAGSDKNSS; encoded by the exons ATGCCAGTGGAGGCAGCAACTGACACTGCCGAGAGCCGCTATCCTGTACGCCGTAGTGGCAGACAGTCAAAGCGTACTGACAAATTGGAGGAATTCCTCTCCACTACTAAAAGAGTGCTGAGAAAGAGCGCTCCCCCAACCCTAGAAAGTGGTGATCCTCCTTCGCAAACCCCAACTGATGCAGAAACGGCCTCTGAGGCCAGCTTTGATGGTAATGCAGACACAAAGACGGTGGAGGACAAGCATGAGTCGTCTGACAGGAGAACTAGAAGTAGCACGAGGGAGCAGACTCGAAAAGCATCTCAACTTGGCAGGTGGACACGGCAAAGTGACAACGCCACAGTCAAAGATGAAGGGAGCTCTGAGAATGAGGACAGCAGAGATGGCACCGAGCTGCAGGGAAAAGATACTGAGAAAACAGGCAAGGAGCCTGTTGTTGCTAAAATAGATGATGAAAACACCAATAAGGAACAGCAACAGCCCGAGTTGGATCTGGAGAGAAAAGATGAGGAAACGAAGCAAGATATCAAAGGGGAAACCCAGGAGAACCCAGAAAATGAGGAGACCACAGAAAAACCTGAATTGTTGGTAAAGCGCGGCCCAATAAGAAcatacattaataaaaaaaaggccGCAAATGTGAACACTACAGGTGTCAAAGCATCGAATCCTGTGCTAGCTATTGGCAAGACAAACAAGCCTCGGGCAGAGGAggacagtgatgatgatgatgattcttcCTCGtcatctgattctgatggagGATATGACCCCAATGCACTTTATTGCATCTGTCGGCAGAAACACAACAAGAG GTTCATGATCTGCTGTGACCGCTGTGAGGAGTGGTTCCACGGAGACTGTGTGGGCATCACCGAGGCTCGGGGGCGTCTGATGGAGAGAAATGCCGAGGATTACATCTGCCCCAACTGCACAGCTAAAAAAAGCCAGGTGATCAGGCCTGCCACCCCCATGCTGTCTCTGAGCACAGACATGGTGAAGACCAATGCCGGCGCTGCAACTCCACTTATTGCTGGTGCCACTGTTGCTGACTCTGGTCTCACGGCAAGTTTAGTGGTAGCAGCACAACCACCCTCAACATCTGCCGGTTCAGACGAGAAAGGAGTGGAGGATATTGGGATCAAAGGCAGAATCGAGAAAGCCACAAATCCTACgggaaaaaagaagataaaaatCTTTCAGCCG CAGACAATACAGCAGCAAACACCACTCAACGCTGACCAGAAGGGGGCGCCAGTGCCAGAAAAGACTGCGGGCCCTACACCAGAGCTGAAAGCACCACCAGAGATGGAGCAGGAGAAAGTGGCTTCAAATGTGGAGGTGAAAACGACGACTGAGGCGGAAGAGGTTGGAAAGTCACTGGAACCGGAGGATGTTTCACTTCCTAAATGCATCGGTCCTGGCTGCGAGAGCAATGCCCAGCCAGACTCTGTGTACTGTGGAAATGACTGTATCCTGAGACATGCTGCTGCGGCCATGAAGTCATTCACTGAAGTCAAAGAGCCTAAGAGCAAAGTTCAGAAATCCACCTCTGCATCAAAG AGGGGAGCTGCCAGCCGGACGAGGGCCCACAAGGACCGCAGGGAGGATTCAGACAGCGATGAAGATGACAACTACGTTCcagatgaggatgatgaagatgcaCATGCTGTGGAAGAGCCACCCGCGCCTGCCACTGCGTCCTGGTGCAGCGACCATAATTACATTGCAGTACCACCAGAAAAGACTACATCCATATCAGCAACAGTGTTAAACAAAAAGT CTCCGCCCAAAGAAGAGAAGCAGACAAAGAAGCAAGTCTCATCTCGTGGAAAACCTTCTTGTGATTCCAAGACCCCTACCAAAGTGAAGAAGACCATGACCACTCGAGGGTCCAAGGTGTCTCCAAAGGGCAAGAAGCCATCCCCTCAGTCCAGCAGCTCCAAGGGACCCAAGAGGTCTGCGACTCCTCCCAGTAAATCTGCAGTAAGGTCCAAGAAACTACGGACAgcagccccccctcccccgtctCCGTACCCTCCAGGCCCAATCCATGTCACAGGGGCACTAAGAGTCACAAAGACCAACTTTACCATTCCAAAGAAGCAGCCTCAACAAAAAGACTCTCCGTCCCGTCATCCATCCTCAAGAGTCCCATCATCTCCAGTGTCTTCAGCTCCCCCCAGTCACTCTTTATCCCCAAGGCCTCACCATTCTGCGGTCTCGGCAGCCTCTGCATCCCCTATACCACAGCCCCCCAACCACCAGATGAGACAGAACATCCGTCGTTCTCTGACAGACATTCTTTACAAGAG GGTGAGTGACAGCGATGATCTGAAAATGACAGAGAGTGAAGTCGGGCGGCTTGCTGTTGCCATTGAAAAAGAGATGTTTAACCTCTGCCTCAGCACTGATAGCAAGTACAAAAACAAGTATCGGTTGCTCATGTTAAACCTCAAGGACCCAAAAAACAAG GGCCTGTTCTACAGGGTAATTGGAGGTGAGGTATCCCCTTTCCGACTTGTAAGGCTGAGTGCTGAAGAAATGATTTCCAAGGAGGTATCTGAGTGGAAGAAGCCTGATCCGCATCAA GGCCAGTCCTCAGGTGGAAGGTCCCATTCAGGTCATTCCAAACCCGGCAATAGGTACGAGCCTCATAGCATGGACGTGGAGGATGCACCACCCCCATCAGATACAGATGTATGTATCTCTGCCACAGCTTCATCTTCTCGCATGGCTTCTGCTGTA GACCAAGATGAGTCTAGCCTCACTCCTTCAGCTGCACCACAGCCGTCTGCTACTGAGGGAAGCAGTAGTATGCATGATATTTTCAGTAGCATGCTCAAAGACACAACATCAGAGCACAGAACTCATCTGTTTGACCTCAACTGTAAAATATGCACAG gTCAGAAGACTGAAGATGAGCTTgcatccaaaaaaaacaaacccacaaAGAAACCCGACCCAACCAGACAAGACTTACACTCAGCGAGTGCTGTCAGCCAACCGCAAGTGGCCACGGTCTACCAGCACCACCAGCTCATCCCTCCACCCTATCAGTCAGGCATAGAACCGGCTGTCCTAGAGTCACAGCCACAACTTTACCAAGAGGACCCTAATAATCTGGCCTCACCTTTGCAGATCCCCCCGACCATCGCCCCCACTGTTTCCTCTGTTAGCATCACACGCCGAGACCCGCGCATGGCCAGACATGGCTCCGGTGTTACTGTCACTTACACTGCCCCAGAAAAACCTACAAACAACATGGCAGAGCAACTCCCAGCTCCTGTCATTGTTCCTTTGGATGTTGGAGCAAAGGCACCCCTTCCTATGCCTCCTGCTCCTCCACCCTCATTGGTTTTGTCCAAACCATCTAAAACAAG TACCTTTGAGCCTCCTCCTGAGGGGGAGACTGCAATCTTCCTCCATGGTCAAGAGAAGATTTGGAAAGGGTTCATCAACATGCAATCTGTGGCCAAGTTTGTAACTAAAGCTTACCTGGTTTCAGGCTCTTTTGAGTACCTAAAAGAG GATTTGCCAGACACCATTCATGTTGGAGGGCGTATCTCTCCAAGCACCGTGTGGGACTATGTTGGAAAGTTGAAAACCTCATTGTCCAAG GAGCTTTGTCTGATCCGATTCCAGCCTGCTacagaggaagaggaagtaGCTTACGTGTCTCTCTTCTGTTACTTCAGCAGCAGGAAAAGATTTGGTGTCGTAGCCATCAGCAATAGGCGGATCAAAGACCTTTATCTAATCCCTTTGAGCTCAAAGGACCCATTACCTTCCAAACTCTTACCATTTGATGGCCCAG GACTTGAGCCAGCCCGGCCCAACCTTCTACTAGGGCTCCTCATCTGTCAAAAGGACAGAAAGCGTGCTGGTATTCCATTGGAAATGGATGAGAAACGGTCTAAGATCCAAATTAAAGACCTTGATGACCCGGGTCATCCAAAGCCGCCTCTCTCTGTCAAAGTAGAGCGAAGCACACGTCAAAGTTTGGAAATTCCCTTCAGTACGACTCCTCCAGGGTCGCCTCCTGCCAGCTCCTCTGAGACACCAAGTGTTGCTATGGCCACTCCATCTGTCTTTACTCTTTTGTCATCTGTTAAAGCACCTGCCGCATCTTCTGTCACAGGTGTGGAATCCCCATCCTCATCCGGTTCTATGCCTGCCACTGCAGCCCCTGCCACTCCTCTTCAGACTATCCTCAACACTCTTTTTGGGAAGAAAAAGCATGACTCGGACGCTTCCAACTCTCCATCTGATCAGGCTGCGGAATCTTCTACCCCACGATCGACAATGCTAGATCCAATTGTGCAGCAGTTTGCAcagatttcaaaagaaaaaacggtagaggaggatgaagatgaccGACCATATGACCCAGAGGAAGAGTATGACCCAAGTATGGGTTACAGTATTCCTAATCAACCGATTGAGGTAGTAAACAAACCTGAAGTGGTACCAAGTGAAGGTGATGATATTGCATATGATCCTGAAGATGACTCAATATTTGATGAAGTCAAAACTACTGTATCAGATGAAACTGGAAAAGCTTCATCTGAAGATATAACAGATTCTGAAAAGATCCCGAATAGCCTTGAACAGAGAGGAAATTCGACATTCCAGAAACAGGATGACGAGTATATGCCATCCACTGAGTCGACTGGGGCTTCACAGACTCCTCCAAAGCTTTTGGGCAGCAGTCAGTTACTGCAGCTAGGCAAAAAAGTGGAAGAGCTTGTGAAATCTTCATCAGCTGTACCCACTATCAACCAGAGGAGAGATCCTCGACAGAGCCGGGAATCTCACCAGACAGCATGtagcacaacaaaaacaacagatgaACCGCTCGATAAAGAGGAGTTGTCATCAGATGGCTCTTCTCCTCGACCGCAGTCAATTCAAGAGCCACAGTTGCCTTCTGTTGCTCACCTTCCAGACGCCTCACAAAGCCCAGAGACTGCATTACCCATGGAGGAAGAGAAATATGAGACACTGCCCTTCATGGAGACTGTAAAGGCAGAAGTGTCAATTCCTTTATTAGGAGAGACTATGGAACCTGATCTGGAGTATGACTACATTCATGAAAAAGAAGTGAAAATGAGAGAAGAGCAAACCAAGACGGTCCAGGCTAAAATAGAGACAGACAAGTACAGTATTTGGCCAAATGCTGcaagtattttaaaaagcagTGAGGATTCAGAATATGATGACAATAGCCAAGACACCGCAATTTGTAGCTCGTACAATGAGCCACCAAACTCCTCAATTACTTCCACAATCCCAGTCCTCACTCAAAGTTTAGCTATCAGTGACACTCATTCCCATCATCCGCGACATCACAGGTCAACAGCAGACTTTGACAATGAGTATAGACCGCCAACTGACATCCCCCCACCATCCAATTTTCTACCACCTCAACCGATACACGGACAGAATCCCATGATGAGGCCTCCACCAATGTCAATACCACCACCCATACAAGGTCTTTCTTCAATCACTGTACCGCAGTCTATGCAAGGACCACCATCAGCTATCTGTGGTCCTTCCTCGGTAATTGGTCCTCCAATTCAAGCTGACAGCTCCCGTCCGTATGGCCTGCCTCCAGCTCCATTCCCTCCCTATCAAAACCAGTGGACACGCACCCaactaccaccaccacaacAGCCACTATCAAGACCACCTCCCCAGAACCTTATTCCACCCAGagtaccaccaccaccatcttACCCACCAATTGGCCAGAGAGGTCCTCCACCTCAAATTTTTGATCCTCTAGTCCCCCCGCAGCATCGTGGACAACAAGGCCCTCCTCCAGGCTTTCCAAACCCACCTACTTTTGATGGCCCAAATCAGCTGCCTCCTCCACGATTTACCGGGCCACCTCCACCATTTAATTTCCCAGGAAACAGAGGTCCTCCTCCACCTTTTACAGGGCCTCCACCAGGACATTTTGATAACAGGCTTCCTCCTTTGTCTCACTTCTCAGCGCCAAGGGGTCCCCTACCATCGCCGTATGGTgaccataaaaatctaactccaATCCAAATCCAACCCCAAATGGTAGACCAAAGCCGTGGCCCTCGGGAGCAGTATAGTAAAGATATTCACTCATTCACACAGGTGGACCAACACCAAAATCATCCTCAGAATGTTTTCAAAGACAGCCATGCTGCAGCTCACCGGGGTCTTCCACCTAGCCAGTACGACGAGTCAAGAGGCCCACCTTCTAGTGTGGACATTAGCGGACAACACATCAATCCACATAATACGTTTGGGGTTCCCAGGCTACACTCACCACCACATCGAGGAGCTTTGAATGAGCACATGGCTCTTCCTCTTCAGGAGAACAGAGCGGTCAGAGATCAGTCTCAGCCTTTTGGTGGCTCTGAACGTTACCGCTTTGATAGGTTTTCAGATGAGGCAAGACCTGTTCGTCACAGTGGCCCACTGCTACCGACCCCCACAGAGGCTCCTACTGGTCCTCAAGGTCGCATGGGAGGTCACAGTCCAGATATACGGCGAGAGGACTACTGGCGCCGACATTCTCCTGAAGTCCTGAGGAGAACCAGCACCAACCGAGAGGGCTCAGAACCGCGAAGCACAGAACCCTTCAGTCACTTTGATGTAGGACTCAGAGAACAGAGTTCTAGTTCTTCCCAATTATTAGAAGAACGACTCAAGGAACTCTCCGGTGAATGCAGGAGAGACAGAGACCGGGACATCCTTCCCTCTGCGAGATCCCTGTGGGAGAGGAGTCAGGGCAAGCGGTGGAGTAGAGAACGAGAATGGGACAGAAGTAGAGAGAGGGACATCGATGGTGAATCTAGCCGAGAACGTGAGCGCAGCAAAGGGAAGGAGAGCGAGAAACACAAGGAGGCAGAGGTCGAGCGACACAGGGATCAAGACACAGATAAGAGAAGAGAGCGTGACAGAGAGAGGGAAAAGGACAGAGCCAGGGACAGGGAGTCTGATAGAAGGGATTACGATCGTGAAAGGGGAAGAAACCGTGACAAAGAGCAAGAACGGGACCATGAGCGAGACAAAAGACGTGACAAGTCCCGAAGCAGAGACCGAGATCGGGCGAAAGATAGAGGTAGAGACAGAGACAAAGAAAAGGACAGTGACAGAGACAAAGAAAGGGACAGAGACAAAGAAAGGGACAGAGACAAAGAAAGGGAGCGGGACAGAGACAAAGACGGGGATCGAGAGCGAGACCGGGAGAGGGATAGAGACAAGGATAGAGAAAAAGATCGTGACAAAGATAAAGACAGAGACCGGGATAGAGGCCGAGACAAAGATAGAAATGGAGAAAAAGATAGAGACCGAGATAAAGATCCAgatagagaaagagagaaagatagagacagagagaaagacCGTGaccgagagagagaaaaagatagAGGCCGAGATAAAGACAGACCCCGTGACAGAGACCGGGAGAAAGACAGAGAccgggagaaagagagagaccgggagaaagagagagaccgGGAGAAAGACAGAGGCCGGGAGAAAGACAGAGGCCGGGAgaaagacagagacagagatAAAGACCGTGAAAGAGACCGTGGCAAGGACCGCCAGGAAACGAGCAGAACTAGAGAAAGGAGAGAAGAGAAAAATAGCAAACACGAAAAATCTAAGGAGAAAGAAAAGACTGCAGGAAGTGATAAAAACTCATCCTAG